The Phoenix dactylifera cultivar Barhee BC4 unplaced genomic scaffold, palm_55x_up_171113_PBpolish2nd_filt_p 001026F, whole genome shotgun sequence genome includes a window with the following:
- the LOC120107800 gene encoding protein LOW PSII ACCUMULATION 3, chloroplastic-like — MRISSSSIPRVPLPVTSSLSKQIRRFGGKRLAPRKMATSVHLVVFSLSRDSSNPVELDVRFPADYSQLLEQAKEATELALKDKKQLLDIEFPTSGLESVPGDGEGGIEMTESMQLIRGFCDRFIVPEKATRTRVFFPEANEVDFARQSVFGGSSLRLDYLTKPSLFEDFGFVSKVKMVDRVKPEDEIFLVAYPYFNVNEMLVVEELYKEAVVNTDRKLIIFNGELDRIRSGYYPPLFYPKLAALAKTFLPKLETVYYVHNFKGRNGGTLFRSYPGPWMVLRKIGGRYICLHQQEEMPSLKEVALNILPSA; from the exons ATGCGGATCTCCAGCTCGTCCATTCCTAGGGTTCCATTACCTGTTACTTCTTCCCTTTCCAAGCAG ATTCGGCGTTTTGGTGGGAAAAGACTTGCCCCAAGAAAGATGGCAACAAGCGTTCATTTGGTTGTGTTCTCCCTCTCCCGAGACAGCAGCAATCCGGTTGAACTGGACGTGAGGTTCCCTGCCGATTACTCCCAGCTTCTGGAGCAG GCAAAAGAAGCAACTGAATTGGCTCTGAAAGACAAGAAGCAGTTACTG GACATTGAGTTTCCTACTTCTGGCCTAGAATCCGTACCAG GTGATGGTGAGGGAGGTATTGAAATGACAGAAAGCATGCAGCTTATCAGAGGATTTTGTGATCGCTTTATAGTTCCAGAGAAAGCTACACGGACAAGAGTT TTCTTCCCAGAAGCAAATGAAGTGGATTTTGCAAGACAATCTGTCTTTGGAGGAAGCTCACTCAGGCTTGATTATCTAACAAAACCATCATTATTTGAAGATTTTGGTTTTGTTTCCAAGGTTAAAATGGTAGATCGTGTGAAACCGGAAGATGAAATATTCTTAGTTGCTTATCCCTATTTTAATGTCAATG AAATGCTTGTGGTGGAAGAGCTTTACAAAGAAGCAGTCGTAAATACTGATAGAAAGCTAATCATATTCAATGGAGAGTTGGATAGGATAAGAAGTGGAT ATTATCCACCATTATTCTATCCCAAGCTAGCAGCACTTGCCAAAACCTTCCTTCCCAAGTTGGAGACGGTATATTATGTTCACAACTTCAAAGGGCGCAATGGAGGAACCCTGTTCAG GTCATATCCTGGTCCCTGGATGGTATTGAGAAAAATTGGTGGTAGGTATATCTGTTTGCATCAGCAGGAAGAAATGCCATCACTGAAGGAAGTCGCCCTCAACATTCTTCCATCAGCTTGA